The Sorangiineae bacterium MSr11367 genome window below encodes:
- a CDS encoding acyl carrier protein, producing the protein MESKQKIASYLARFFPGYELAEQDDIFSLGFVSSMFALQLVNFLEHEFGIEIDNEDLELDNFRTIHAMCAFIERKKAPQPAPVE; encoded by the coding sequence ATGGAATCCAAACAGAAAATCGCATCCTATCTCGCACGCTTTTTCCCGGGGTACGAGCTCGCCGAGCAAGATGACATCTTCAGCCTCGGCTTCGTCAGCTCCATGTTTGCTTTGCAGCTCGTCAATTTTCTGGAGCACGAGTTCGGCATCGAGATCGACAACGAAGACCTCGAATTGGACAACTTCCGCACGATCCACGCGATGTGCGCGTTCATCGAGCGGAAGAAGGCACCGCAGCCCGCGCCGGTGGAGTGA
- a CDS encoding acyl-CoA dehydrogenase family protein, which produces MTTASVTEHATEFRAFVERHVAPFADDAHRQQRTRPETITALAEHGYLGAAIPREFGGRGYGALALGILAGELGRGCSSLRSLLTVHTMVAQSILRWGSRAQKETWLPRLASGTTLGALALSEPNVGSDAKSVQTRAVVEGDDVVLTGHKTWTTYGQLAHLFLVFARSEEGPSAYLVERDTPGLSVAPIEDLLGIRASMTASLRFDGCRVPRDRMVGRPGLGTSHVAAAALDSGRYTVAWGCVGILEACLEASIAYTRDREQFGVALREHQLVRQKITDMMTGYHAAKALCVEAGTLRETRDPRAMAQTSIAKYFASTAAMRAATDAVQLHGANGCSGDYPLQRYLGDAKIMEIIEGSSQIQQITIAEYGYQDYAAAPRREGTAPWRQP; this is translated from the coding sequence ATGACGACGGCGTCGGTCACCGAACACGCCACGGAGTTCCGCGCCTTCGTCGAGCGGCACGTCGCGCCGTTCGCCGACGACGCCCATCGGCAGCAGCGCACGCGTCCAGAGACGATCACGGCACTCGCCGAGCATGGATACCTGGGTGCCGCCATCCCGCGTGAATTCGGCGGGCGCGGCTACGGGGCCCTGGCATTGGGCATCCTGGCCGGTGAGCTCGGACGCGGCTGTTCGTCACTGCGAAGCCTGCTCACGGTGCACACGATGGTGGCCCAATCCATCTTGCGCTGGGGAAGCCGCGCGCAGAAGGAGACGTGGCTTCCGAGGCTCGCGTCCGGCACGACGCTCGGTGCGCTGGCGCTCTCGGAGCCAAATGTGGGCAGCGATGCCAAGAGCGTCCAGACGCGAGCGGTCGTCGAGGGCGATGACGTCGTCCTCACCGGCCACAAGACGTGGACCACATACGGCCAACTCGCCCACCTGTTCCTCGTGTTCGCGCGATCGGAAGAGGGGCCGTCGGCGTACCTCGTGGAGCGGGACACGCCCGGGCTCTCGGTCGCGCCGATCGAGGACTTGCTCGGCATTCGGGCGTCGATGACCGCGAGCCTCCGGTTCGATGGCTGCCGCGTCCCGCGCGATCGCATGGTGGGGCGGCCGGGCCTCGGGACCTCGCACGTGGCAGCGGCCGCACTCGACTCGGGTCGCTACACGGTCGCGTGGGGCTGCGTCGGCATTCTCGAGGCGTGCCTCGAGGCATCGATCGCCTACACGCGAGACCGCGAGCAGTTCGGCGTCGCGCTGCGTGAGCACCAGCTCGTGCGGCAAAAGATCACCGACATGATGACCGGCTATCACGCCGCGAAGGCTCTCTGTGTCGAGGCGGGTACGCTCCGCGAGACGCGCGATCCCCGCGCCATGGCGCAGACATCGATCGCGAAGTACTTCGCCTCTACGGCGGCGATGCGCGCAGCGACGGATGCCGTCCAGCTCCACGGTGCGAACGGCTGCAGCGGGGACTATCCGCTGCAACGTTATCTCGGCGACGCCAAGATCATGGAGATTATCGAAGGCAGCTCCCAGATCCAGCAGATCACGATCGCGGAGTATGGGTACCAAGACTATGCCGCGGCGCCGCGCCGCGAAGGAACAGCGCCTTGGAGGCAGCCGTGA
- a CDS encoding HAD-IIIC family phosphatase, producing the protein MTQEMVAPRDDKKKAVKCVVWDLDNTLWDGVLLEDRNVQVRSAVVDVLRTLDERGILHSIASRNDHATAMAKLRELGLENYFLHPQIHWNEKSSSVKAVAEALNIGIDTIAFVDDQPFERDEVRFSLPAVRCIDAAEVSSMPQLPEMNPRFVTNDSRMRRQMYLADITRKEVEDGHQGSPDDFLASLNMRFTIARAVEDDLQRAEELTLRTNQLNATGYTYSYEELNAFRTSTTHDLYIAGLDDKYGTYGKIGLALVERGSEVHTLKLLLMSCRVMSRGVGTVLLNHIIRRAHSAGVRLRAEFVSTDRNRVMYVTYKFAGFREVHKEGGVSILENDYSRIQDFPPYMHVVVDD; encoded by the coding sequence GTGACACAAGAGATGGTCGCGCCGCGCGACGACAAGAAGAAGGCCGTGAAATGTGTGGTGTGGGACCTCGACAACACGCTCTGGGACGGCGTGCTGCTCGAGGATCGCAACGTGCAGGTTCGGAGCGCCGTCGTCGACGTGCTGCGAACCTTGGACGAGCGCGGCATTCTCCACTCCATTGCGAGCAGGAACGACCATGCCACGGCGATGGCAAAGCTGCGCGAGCTCGGCCTCGAGAATTACTTCTTGCACCCTCAGATCCACTGGAACGAGAAGTCCTCGTCGGTGAAGGCGGTGGCCGAGGCCTTGAACATCGGCATCGACACCATCGCGTTCGTCGACGATCAGCCGTTCGAGCGAGACGAGGTCCGCTTCTCGCTGCCGGCGGTGCGCTGCATCGACGCAGCCGAGGTCTCCTCGATGCCGCAGTTGCCCGAGATGAACCCGCGCTTCGTGACGAACGACTCGCGGATGCGCCGCCAGATGTACCTCGCCGACATCACGCGCAAGGAGGTGGAGGACGGCCACCAGGGCAGCCCGGACGACTTCCTCGCCTCGCTGAACATGCGGTTCACGATCGCGAGGGCGGTCGAGGACGATCTGCAGCGCGCCGAGGAGCTGACGCTCCGCACCAATCAGCTGAATGCGACCGGCTACACGTATTCCTACGAGGAGCTGAATGCCTTCCGCACCTCGACGACCCACGACCTTTACATCGCCGGCCTCGACGACAAGTACGGGACGTATGGAAAGATTGGGCTCGCGCTGGTCGAGCGCGGCTCAGAAGTGCACACGCTCAAGCTGCTGCTGATGTCCTGCCGTGTCATGTCGCGCGGCGTCGGCACGGTCCTCCTGAACCACATCATTCGTCGCGCCCACTCGGCCGGCGTGCGACTGCGCGCGGAGTTCGTGTCCACCGATCGGAACCGCGTGATGTACGTCACGTACAAGTTTGCCGGATTCCGCGAAGTCCACAAAGAAGGCGGCGTCTCGATCCTCGAGAACGATTACTCGAGGATTCAGGACTTCCCGCCGTACATGCACGTCGTCGTGGACGATTAG